A single window of Pogoniulus pusillus isolate bPogPus1 chromosome 11, bPogPus1.pri, whole genome shotgun sequence DNA harbors:
- the UTP6 gene encoding U3 small nucleolar RNA-associated protein 6 homolog, with protein MAERIEQRLEDRVPELEQLERVGLFTHKEIKAILRKASALEYKIQRRALRKEDFVNYIQYDINLLELIKKRRARIGYSFKKEEIEFSILQRVHSLFKRATGKWKDDVQLWLSHVAFCKQWNAKHQLSKVFSSMLAIHPNKPALWIMAAKWEMETRLSSESARHLFLRALRFHPECPKLYQEYFRMELMNAEKQRKEKKEFERAKMDLGESSYSKEILNGEMARIIYRDAAQKIKGAEFHLAVLSIAKLFDFTQDLQKEILESLQTKFADDPLTWDYMARRELELGSLQSTEHSSTKQMKVSEMTQREERCCAVFEEAVGAVPTEDMWKCYIAFCLERYNRKTNSAELKQKRLERALSVFDKAHESSLLPEAFYKPWLQLLLEFNCSEKAAEVAEAATKRFSLSVEVWQMRLQVLIQLKNDHVPQCFEEAIKHMKSKGTLPLWTIWVEWSEGTNSKEDTEALYQRSLHATTPAESVTMKEKYLDWTYRNHGYKKVKKVFTSLCENRPFSIDFFRKMIQIEKEQEACKMPHLREYYERALREFGSADSDLWLDYIKEELSHPQGKPENCGNIHWRAMKMLQGDLVEDFVSKHTLLQTGHL; from the exons ATGGCGGAGCGCATCGAGCAGCGGCTGGAGGACCGCGTCccggagctggagcagctggagcGCGTTGGGCTCTTCACGCACAAGGAGATCAA GGCCATCCTGAGGAAGGCGTCGGCTCTGGAGTACAAAATACAGCGGAGGGCGCTTCGGAAGGAGGACTTCGTTAACTATATTCAG taTGACATTAATCTGCTGGAACTGATCAAAAAAAGAAGAGCA cgCATTGGATATTCATttaagaaggaagaaattgagTTCTCTATTCTGCAGAGAGTTCACAGCCTCTTCAAGCGTGCTACAGGAAAATGGAAA GACGATGTGCAGCTTTGGCTCTCACATGTTGCATTTTGCAAGCAGTGG AATGCAAAGCATCAGCTCAGTAAAGTGTTCTCTTCCATGTTGGCCATTCATCCCAACAAGCCAG CACTGTGGATTATGGCAGCAAAATGGGAAATGGAGACACGGCTGTCGTCAGAAAGCGCTCGGCACTTGTTCCTCCGCGCTCTGCGCTTCCATCCAGAGTGCCCAAAGCTTTATCAAGAA TACTTCAGAATGGAGCTGATGAATGCTGAaaaacagaggaaagaaaagaaagaatttgAACGAGCAAAGATGGACTTG GGGGAATCCAGTTACTCTAAAGAGATTCTGAATGGGGAAATGGCTCGCATCATCTACAGGGATGCTGCTCAGAAAATTAAAG GTGCTGAGTTCCATCTGGCTGTGCTTTCCATTGCAAAGCTCTTTGATTTTACCCAAGATCTGCAAAAAGAAATTCTTGAAAG TTTGCAgaccaagtttgctgatgatccTCTTACATGGGACTACATGGCCCGTCGAGAACTGgagctgggctctctgcagtccacagaacacagcagcaccaagcagATGAAAGTGTCTGAAATGACCCAGAGGGAGGAACGCTGCTGTGCAGTTTTtgaagaggctgtgggagcagtGCCAACAG AGGACATGTGGAAATGCTACATCGCTTTCTGCTTGGAGAGATACAACAGGAAAACCAACAGTGCAGAATTAAAGCAAAAG aggctggagagggcactGAGTGTGTTTGACAAAGCCCACGAGTCCAGTTTGCTGCCAGAAGCTTTCTATAAGCCGTGG CTTCAACTGTTGCTGGAGTTCAATTGctctgagaaggctgcagaggtggcagaagcTGCAACCAAGCGCTTCAGCCTGTCAGTGGAAGTGTGGCAGATGAGGCTGCAGgtgctgatccagctgaagaaTGATCATGTGCCCCAGTGTTTTGAAGAAGCCATTAAGCACATGAAATCCAAG GGAACTTTGCCATTGTGGACTATCTGGGTGGAATGGAGTGAAGGCACAAACAGCAAGGAAGACACAGAAGCTCTCTACCAG AGATCCTTACATGCCACAACTCCTGCTGAATCTGTGACCATGAAAGAAAAGTATCTTGACTGGACTTACAGAAATCATGGTTATAAGAAAGTTAAAAAAGTCTTTACCAG CTTGTGTGAAAATCGTCCATTTTCAATTGACTTCTTCAGGAAGATGATCCAGATAGAAAAGGAGCAA GAAGCCTGCAAAATGCCTCATCTGAGAGAATACTATGAACGTGCCTTGAGAGAGTTCGGTTCAGCAGATTCCG ATCTCTGGTTGGATTACATCAAAGAGGAGCTAAGTCATCCCCAAGGCAAGCCAGAAAACTGTGGGAACATTCACTGGCGAGCCATGAAGATGTTGCAGGGTGACCTGGTGGAAGACTTTGTTTCCAAACACACTTTATTGCAAACTGGACACTTATAA
- the COPRS gene encoding coordinator of PRMT5 and differentiation stimulator has product MQHLPALFRAGASQLLMLPLSRGFHQIVPAAKKSGAQKAEAERPLRAEAVAALQAPRLQREQRSCRARPRFPPLWLLACTALRSAPAAPACSRPASGAARGDCLGRRRSCRHRPGPALSGRSAPAGPERTRGRTAPSSQRCLALLSLSAPGSVRLPSPSPRQVCRAPGSRGQVMAAAVEPASSEEEQLLGKREATTWKPQKVLQAAAVYEAEDWDKELEDSECNPYDADDFHCGSFQENNLLASYSWQEDSFYNPSCHHAASLTFAPPIRVTEIGQFDDADE; this is encoded by the exons ATGCAGCACCTGCCAGCTCTGTTCCGTGCAGGTGCTTCCCAGCTCTTGATGCTGCCTCTGAGCAGAGGCTTTCATCAAATA GTCCCGGCAGCAAAGAAGTCAGGTGCTCAAAAGGCAGAAGCGGAGCGGCCGCTGCGGGCCGAGGCGGTCGCGGCGCTGCAGGCGCCCAGGCTGCAGCGGGAGCAGCGCAGCTGCCGCGCGCGGCCTCGTTTCCCGCCTCTTTGGCTCCTGGCGTGCACCGCGCTCCGCTCAGCGCCCGCGGCCCCTGCGTGCAGCCGCCCTGCCTCGGGCGCCGCCCGCGGGGACTGCCTCGGGCGCAGGCGTTCCTGCCGGCACCGGCCGGGTCCGGCGCTAAGCGGACGGTCGGCTCCGGCCGGGCCGGAAAGGACCCGCGGCCGGACAGCGCCTTCCTCACAGCGGTGCCTCGCCCTTCTCTCCCTCAGCGCCCCAGGCTCGGTGCGGCTGCCGTCGCCGTCACCGCGGCAGGTGTGTCGGGCTCCGGGAAGCCGGGGACAG gtgatggctgctgccgTTGAGCCTGCAAGCTCTGAGGAGGAACAGCTTCTTGGGAAGAGAGAAGCTACGACCTGGAAACCTCAAAAAG tgctgcaagctgctgctgtgtatgAAGCTGAGGACTGGGATAAAGAATTGGAGGACTCTGAATGTAACCCTTATG ATGCTGATGATTTCCACTGTGGAAGCTTTCAGGAGAATAATCTTCTGGCCTCATACTCATGGCAAGAGGATTCATTTTACAACCCGAGCTGTCACCATGCAGCTTCTCTTACATTTGCACCACCAATTAGAGTGACTGAGATTGGCCAGTTTGATGATGCTGATGAATGA